A single window of Tumebacillus sp. BK434 DNA harbors:
- a CDS encoding TasA family protein: MKKKIALAMVTTALGATLVGAGSFALFTAETTNTGNNFTAGTLTLQDLSGGPIASQAVNFGNLAPGDNGVVKMTVKNNGSLDAWVRINQTASNASRTGDLFGGATPLQLIWDAKVVKVPAGGTTTFDVGYLFPLAADNSYQGDTGSFHVVVQAVQARNNTNAANNGPIAWN; the protein is encoded by the coding sequence ATGAAAAAGAAGATCGCATTGGCCATGGTCACCACCGCACTGGGGGCAACGCTGGTCGGCGCAGGCTCCTTCGCGCTGTTCACCGCGGAGACCACAAATACCGGCAACAACTTCACCGCCGGTACTTTGACCCTGCAAGACCTGTCCGGCGGCCCGATCGCTTCACAAGCGGTCAACTTCGGCAACCTGGCTCCCGGCGACAACGGCGTGGTGAAGATGACGGTGAAAAACAACGGCTCGCTCGATGCCTGGGTACGGATCAACCAGACCGCTTCCAACGCTTCCCGCACCGGTGATCTGTTCGGCGGCGCAACGCCGCTGCAACTCATTTGGGATGCAAAAGTCGTCAAAGTTCCGGCCGGCGGCACCACCACGTTCGACGTCGGCTACCTCTTCCCGCTGGCGGCCGACAACTCTTACCAAGGCGACACCGGTTCGTTCCATGTTGTCGTGCAGGCGGTGCAAGCGCGCAACAACACCAACGCGGCGAACAACGGCCCGATCGCTTGGAACTAA
- a CDS encoding class D sortase, which produces MRRQRILTICGIVLLLAGVIWTLRIPYYFHRSDAVGGDLLEQARAVVSTAPKEVPQTAPQDAAALQPPARAPQAEPTAPFGVLQIPALKLQAPIVAGTAERQISVAVGHFTGSAAPGTSGTALLAAHNATWFRHLDRLQRGDTVLVSTADGTYSYEVTEARIVHVDDGVTKTRGPGLVLESCYPLDALRQTDYRYLVYATAKKPGA; this is translated from the coding sequence ATGCGGAGGCAGCGCATCCTCACCATCTGCGGCATCGTCTTGCTGCTGGCCGGCGTGATCTGGACGCTCCGCATCCCGTACTATTTTCACCGTTCGGACGCGGTCGGCGGCGACCTGCTGGAACAGGCCCGGGCGGTCGTCTCCACCGCGCCGAAAGAAGTCCCGCAAACGGCGCCGCAAGACGCCGCCGCCCTGCAGCCGCCCGCTCGCGCACCACAAGCGGAGCCAACCGCACCGTTTGGCGTTCTGCAGATCCCCGCCCTGAAGCTGCAGGCGCCGATCGTCGCAGGCACTGCGGAGCGGCAGATCTCCGTCGCGGTCGGCCACTTCACCGGCAGCGCAGCGCCGGGCACGTCCGGGACCGCTCTGCTCGCCGCGCACAATGCCACGTGGTTTCGCCACCTTGACCGCCTGCAGCGCGGCGACACCGTGCTCGTCTCCACCGCGGACGGCACATACAGCTATGAAGTGACCGAAGCGCGGATCGTGCATGTCGACGACGGCGTGACGAAGACCCGCGGACCCGGCCTGGTGCTGGAAAGCTGCTATCCGCTCGACGCGCTGCGCCAGACCGACTATCGCTATCTCGTCTACGCCACCGCAAAAAAGCCGGGAGCATGA
- a CDS encoding signal peptidase I: MKKAMNITGKIISGFLIVVLCCNLYFVLSSKITGGEPKVFGHTLMKVLSGSMSPVFETGDLIAVKPGDLQTKYNVGDVITFRSTENASVIITHRILEVKTEDSFPVYVTKGDANAAADPDPVRQAQVIGIYANFHIPLLGQFFDWVTSKLGLAIMLIIPGLLLIAGPIVALVRELMKKEPEQKLESQVAAAVETEAERTTSNA; the protein is encoded by the coding sequence CACAGGGAAAATCATCTCCGGCTTCCTGATCGTCGTGCTCTGCTGCAACCTGTATTTTGTGCTCTCTTCGAAGATTACCGGGGGCGAACCGAAAGTGTTCGGCCACACGCTGATGAAAGTGCTCTCCGGCTCGATGAGCCCGGTGTTTGAGACGGGAGATCTGATCGCCGTCAAACCGGGCGACTTGCAAACGAAATACAACGTCGGCGACGTGATCACCTTCCGTTCGACCGAAAACGCTTCGGTCATCATCACCCACCGCATTCTCGAAGTGAAGACCGAGGACAGCTTCCCGGTCTATGTGACCAAAGGTGACGCCAACGCAGCGGCCGATCCAGACCCGGTGCGCCAGGCGCAAGTGATCGGTATCTACGCCAACTTCCACATTCCGCTGCTCGGTCAGTTTTTCGACTGGGTGACATCGAAACTGGGCCTTGCCATCATGCTGATCATTCCCGGTCTCCTGTTGATCGCCGGTCCGATCGTCGCCCTGGTCCGCGAGCTGATGAAAAAGGAGCCGGAACAAAAGCTGGAGTCACAGGTCGCCGCAGCTGTCGAAACGGAAGCGGAACGCACAACATCGAACGCGTAA
- a CDS encoding TasA family protein, which produces MKKKRLAMLALSGVIATSLVVGGATYALFTASVTNENNVQAGTVIITSHRDDVPNVGPMFYTKSVAGQVGAMPTGEWAPGDKHTRGLFLENTGTLGAKLRTLTVLPTNSASLPVTAASTGADLQAYNDAILFAKQSRVKIWEVKEYDPTRGLVPFTRMDGTDMDLVMDIINEGYKIWRDANPAADLERQEEVARLLNAVNAYLMEQLNDRSGSGNTRLFNVVKMYDQPLINFVNMPFNADPFTIRLQPQEATLLAYTVEMGLRPPAGSGIDPNSFQGKSVFFTFGSKWEQSAHN; this is translated from the coding sequence ATGAAAAAGAAAAGATTGGCGATGCTCGCCCTGTCTGGCGTCATCGCAACATCACTTGTGGTCGGCGGTGCGACCTACGCGCTGTTCACCGCTTCTGTCACCAATGAAAACAACGTGCAGGCCGGGACGGTGATCATCACGTCGCATCGCGATGATGTCCCGAACGTGGGGCCGATGTTCTATACGAAATCGGTCGCCGGCCAAGTCGGCGCGATGCCGACCGGCGAGTGGGCGCCGGGCGACAAGCACACCCGCGGCCTGTTCCTCGAAAACACGGGGACGCTGGGCGCGAAGCTGAGAACGCTGACCGTCCTGCCGACCAACTCCGCTTCGCTGCCGGTCACGGCCGCCTCGACCGGCGCCGACCTGCAGGCGTACAATGACGCGATCCTGTTCGCCAAACAGTCGCGCGTGAAGATCTGGGAAGTGAAAGAATACGACCCGACCCGCGGTCTCGTTCCGTTCACCCGCATGGACGGCACCGACATGGACCTCGTGATGGACATCATCAACGAAGGGTACAAAATCTGGCGTGACGCCAACCCGGCGGCCGACCTTGAACGCCAGGAAGAGGTGGCGCGCCTGCTCAACGCGGTCAACGCCTACCTGATGGAACAGCTGAACGACCGCAGCGGCAGCGGGAACACCCGCCTGTTCAACGTCGTCAAAATGTACGACCAGCCGCTGATCAACTTCGTCAACATGCCGTTTAACGCAGATCCGTTTACCATCCGGCTGCAGCCGCAGGAAGCGACCCTGCTGGCGTACACGGTGGAGATGGGCTTGCGTCCGCCAGCAGGTTCGGGTATCGACCCCAACTCGTTCCAGGGCAAATCGGTCTTCTTCACCTTTGGCTCCAAGTGGGAGCAGTCCGCCCACAACTAA